TTATAGGTGAGGCTGCGCTATCGCTGCTTAAGAGCCATAGCGCCATTAATACACGAGCCTTGCTGGCTAAATTAGAGACGATGTACCTGGCCGAGCAGAACTCGCAGCGGCGAAATTGCTGGAAAGGATCATCGGTGAAATCGAGGGCAATATTGCTTTGTCCACGACGGAAAAGACAGAAAAACAGATGCGTTCAAAAGCGGTAGAGACAAACCAGCGTAACGCCAAGAACGTCCACTAGCGGCCCATGGCCAACAACTGATAAACGGTGAGTGACTATGACACAGCTAATTTCAACGCCTTCTGAAGTGCATACTGGTCTTGCGAATAAAGCATTATCAGACTACATCAGAAGCGCGGGAGACCGCCATGCAGAAGAGAATGCCGCCATTTCTCAGGCGATAACCAGCATTCTGTCCGCCAATAAGTCTGTTTCGAATAAAGCCATCATCATCTGGCTGGTCGAAGCGCTGGAAACGACTGACGATGTTGTGATGTGCGACGTCTACCGCAATGCGCTGGAAATTGTTGTCGGTCACACGGTGGACGACATCTGAGTCACGCTTTGCGACGCCGGTGCTCACCGCCGGCGGTCCACATGATAACCTGAACACCTGACATAAGGCCGGCAAAACCGGCCTTTTGTCCTCTTTGCTTAAAGCGATTTTTTCACAAAGGAACGGCTTACAATCGCTCAGCCCCTGATCTCAGTTCAGGCGGCAGATAGAACGGCTCCACAAACGGCACTCCCGGTGAGATGCGTCCAGATATCCCTCCCAATACTTTTCCTCTTAGAGGATCTTCCGCGATCGCTAAGCCGCGTGACGTCCCCTACTAATTTCTGAGTTGAGATCGGAAAGTATCACTGTATATATTTACAGATAATGAAAACAAGGATCCCGAATGATGAAAAGAGAACGCCACCAGCTTTCCGTTGCCGTATTTGTTGTGCTGCGCCGCGCAGACGACATTTGTCTTATTCGCCGGGCGCATACCGGTTGGATGGACGGTTTTTATAGCCTGCCCGCAGGCGGTCTTGAACACGGCGAAACGTTGCTTCAGGCCGCGGCCAGAGAGGCAGGTGAAGAAACGGGTGTGGCAATAAGTCCAGCGCAGCTCAGGTCCGCCCACTCAATGCACGTTAAAACCGAGGATCGCTCCTGGCTAGGCCACTTTTTTCTCTGCTCCGACTGGCAAGGAGAGCCCTATGTCGCCGAACCGGACAAGCATTCTGAGCTACGTTGGGTGAATATCAGGCAGCTACCGGAAAACACCGTCCCCTATGTTAAGCAAGCCATAGAGGCTATCATCGCCGGTGAGATTTATTCCGAGTATGGCTGGTGAGCCTATCCCTGTGAATGCTGCCATAAACTCTGCGCTACAGGCAGCCAGTCAGGCAACGTTGCCCTATACCAGCTGAGGTATTTGGGTAATATTTGCGGGTGGCGGCGGTGCAAGATGCTGAGGACTTCCGTAATCAGCCAGGTTTTAGCCAGAACAACGTGACGTATAAGAGCGGATACCGACCACTGAGGCGCGGCCAGGCGATAGCACTCCACCCAATGGTGGATGCTGGCGGGGTCGCCCATTCCTTTAATCAAAGGAGCCAGGTCTATCGCCGGGCTGCCGTAGCCAAAACGCTCCCAGTCAAACAAGACAAGCTGCCCTTCCTTACGTCTTCCCCAGTTTCCCGCATTTGTATCACCCGACACACATTGCTGCGGCTCAAACAGTTCATCGCTGTGCGCCTGCAAGTTCAGTAATACTGCCTCATGATTTGCGGGCAACTGAAGCAGGCTAAGTGCAAGGTCGGTTTGCTCTTCACCCCACGAATGTTGCCTCAATGCGCCTGATAGTGCCGGAGGGCTGTGATGAATTATCGCCAGCTTTTCACATAGCTCGGGCATTGCATGCAGTGCCTCCAGCGTTAACTGCTGAGGAATGAACTCAATGACAAGCCGTCTTTCCTTTCGATTAAGGGAATAAACGTCTGGGATACCCAAACCTCTTGCCCTCAATGCCGGGGCATGATGCTGATAAAAATCTAGCTCAACCTCACAGGCATTTTGCTTTTCAATGGCGGGGTTCCCCTGAAAGCAACATTTACGCACGGTAGCGCTTCCCATTTGCGTCAGTACGTTATTCGTCATCTTCACCCCTAAATTTTGCATGTCAGATAACTATTATCGCGTTACGATAAAAATTCAAAACAGGCCCTTAAAAAGGCAATAAGAGGCAGCGAAATGGCAACACGGGTAAAAGGTGAAGACGTTCATCAGCAGCTGATCGATCTGCTGGAGCAGCAGCAGGCTCGCTATCGCGTGGTAAGCCACGTGGCGGCGGGGAAATGTGAAGAGGTCTCTGCAATTCGCGGCACCGAACTTGGCCAGGGGGCAAAGGCGCTGGTCTGCAAGGTCAAAGGCAATGGCGTAAAGCTTCACGTACTGGCGATTCTGGCGGCGGATAAACAGGCCGATCTGAGCCTGCTGGCACAGCACCTGGGCGGCCTGAAAGCCTCTCTGGCAAGCCCGGCCGAAGTCGATGCGTTAACGCGATGCGTGTTCGGCGCTATACCGCCGTTCAGTTTTCATCACGAACTGAGGCTGGTGGCCGACCCGTGTCTGTTTGAACGTTTCCCGGAGATCGCGTTCAACGCGGGATTGCTGGAAAAGTCGGTGGTGATGGATACGCAGGATTATTTACGCATTGCGCGCCCGGCGCTGATTAATTTCCACCGCCAGGCATAGCTGGCTGCAGCGCCCAGGATAAAGGATGAGCAACGCCAGCACCGAAGCTATTGCAAGGAATTATCATGATTTTTGACCCTACGCTATTGATCCTTCTGGCCCTCGCTGGATTAGGTTTTGTCAGTCACAATACCACCGTCGCCGTTTCAATCCTGGTGCTGATTATTGTGCGCGTCACCCCACTGAATACCTTCTTTCCGTGGATTGAAAAACAGGGGCTAACGGTCGGGATCATTATTCTGACCATCGGCGTCATGGCTCCGATAGCCAGCGGCACTCTGCCCGCCAGCAGCCTTATCCATTCGTTCACCCACTGGAAATCGCTGGTGGCAATCGTGGTTGGGATCGCCGTCTCCTGGCTGGGCGGGCGCGGCGTTACGCTAATGGGAAGCCAGCCGGGCCTGGTCGGCGGCCTGCTTGTCGGCACGGTCATTGGCGTCGCGCTGTTCCGTGGCGTGCCCGTTGGGCCGCTGATCGCGGCCGGTCTGGTTTCCCTTATTGTGGGTAAGCAGTAGAGCCCTGCCGCTGCCAGCGGTGAATACGCCAGGCCAGCGCGCTGCAAAGCAGGTAATACACAAGGCCGGTAAAGATAAAAATGGCCGCTGGGTAAATTTGTACCCGGCTGTTGACCTGCCCGGCAACGGTCGTCAGCTCCGGCACGTTGACGATAAACGCCAGCGAAGTGTCTTTGATAAGCGCAATAAACAGCCCGGCAAACGACGGTAAAGCATTCCGCAATGCCTGAGGCAGCAGCACGAATCTGAGCGTTTGCCAGGGCGAAAAGCCGCCGGCAACCGCGGCCTCGGTTTGGCCCTTTGCCAGCGAATGAAGTGCCGCAAGCGTGGTGTACATCACCGCCGCAGAGGTAAACCAGGCCAGCGCCAGCGTCACGGTTAACGGCCCAGGCAGGTCACGTCCGGTAATGGCAGGCAGCAGGAAATAGAGCCAGAAGATAACAAAAATCAGCGGGATGCCGCGTATCAGGTCGGCCCAGATAAAAAGCACCCGGCGCACAATGCCGCCGTAGCGCCAGGCCACGCACGCAAGGCCTAACCCAAGTAGAAGCGCCAGGACACCGGCGCCAACGGCCATCATCAGGGTTAACAGCACGCCTCCCGGCTCCCCCTGGGCCATTCTCCCCCACAGCAAATAATCCAGGTTGTCGGTAATCACCGAAATGTTAGCTATCATGCTGCGCCTCCGGCCTTATCGCCGCAGATTTTCGCTGCCCACGTCGCCCCGGCGCGAAGAGGGTAAATAGCCCGCTCATCGCCAGGCCAAACAGCAGGTAAAGCACCGTCCCTGCGGCGAAGGCTGCCAGCGCATGGGCGTTATAACTTTCAATGCGGCGAACCTGGCTGGTGAGTTCGGCGAAGCCAATCCCGGTTGCCAGCGAGGAAAGCTTCATCAGATTGAGGTATTGCCCGACCACCGGTTGCCACGCGTTAACCAGCCCCTGCGGCAGCAGCACGGTACGGAAAAGCTGCCAGTTCGAGAACCCCTGAGACAGCGCGGCCTCGGTTTGCCCCTTCGGCACCGCCTGCAGCCCGCTGCGGATCTCTTCCACCAGAAAAGCAGAAGTGAACAGACCAAGCCCCCAGGCCGCACAAATAAACTCCGGCGTAAGCCACCAGACGCCGCCCGGCAGTTGGGACCAGACGTGGTCGTCGT
This region of Cedecea lapagei genomic DNA includes:
- a CDS encoding amino acid ABC transporter permease is translated as MNSYFDWAGVLTGAPREWLISGLLTTAWVTLAGIIIATLFAVLLLGLRLAGGRTGRYITASWVSVFRNTPLLVQLLFWYFAAWNALPQSWRGFINDDHVWSQLPGGVWWLTPEFICAAWGLGLFTSAFLVEEIRSGLQAVPKGQTEAALSQGFSNWQLFRTVLLPQGLVNAWQPVVGQYLNLMKLSSLATGIGFAELTSQVRRIESYNAHALAAFAAGTVLYLLFGLAMSGLFTLFAPGRRGQRKSAAIRPEAQHDS
- a CDS encoding amino acid ABC transporter permease, whose protein sequence is MIANISVITDNLDYLLWGRMAQGEPGGVLLTLMMAVGAGVLALLLGLGLACVAWRYGGIVRRVLFIWADLIRGIPLIFVIFWLYFLLPAITGRDLPGPLTVTLALAWFTSAAVMYTTLAALHSLAKGQTEAAVAGGFSPWQTLRFVLLPQALRNALPSFAGLFIALIKDTSLAFIVNVPELTTVAGQVNSRVQIYPAAIFIFTGLVYYLLCSALAWRIHRWQRQGSTAYPQ
- a CDS encoding biofilm development regulator YmgB/AriR family protein, encoding MTQLISTPSEVHTGLANKALSDYIRSAGDRHAEENAAISQAITSILSANKSVSNKAIIIWLVEALETTDDVVMCDVYRNALEIVVGHTVDDI
- a CDS encoding NUDIX hydrolase; the protein is MMKRERHQLSVAVFVVLRRADDICLIRRAHTGWMDGFYSLPAGGLEHGETLLQAAAREAGEETGVAISPAQLRSAHSMHVKTEDRSWLGHFFLCSDWQGEPYVAEPDKHSELRWVNIRQLPENTVPYVKQAIEAIIAGEIYSEYGW
- a CDS encoding DUF441 domain-containing protein, coding for MFDPTLLILLALAGLGFVSHNTTVAVSILVLIIVRVTPLNTFFPWIEKQGLTVGIIILTIGVMAPIASGTLPASSLIHSFTHWKSLVAIVVGIAVSWLGGRGVTLMGSQPGLVGGLLVGTVIGVALFRGVPVGPLIAAGLVSLIVGKQ
- a CDS encoding phosphotransferase family protein gives rise to the protein MTNNVLTQMGSATVRKCCFQGNPAIEKQNACEVELDFYQHHAPALRARGLGIPDVYSLNRKERRLVIEFIPQQLTLEALHAMPELCEKLAIIHHSPPALSGALRQHSWGEEQTDLALSLLQLPANHEAVLLNLQAHSDELFEPQQCVSGDTNAGNWGRRKEGQLVLFDWERFGYGSPAIDLAPLIKGMGDPASIHHWVECYRLAAPQWSVSALIRHVVLAKTWLITEVLSILHRRHPQILPKYLSWYRATLPDWLPVAQSLWQHSQG
- a CDS encoding YbaK/prolyl-tRNA synthetase associated domain-containing protein; this translates as MATRVKGEDVHQQLIDLLEQQQARYRVVSHVAAGKCEEVSAIRGTELGQGAKALVCKVKGNGVKLHVLAILAADKQADLSLLAQHLGGLKASLASPAEVDALTRCVFGAIPPFSFHHELRLVADPCLFERFPEIAFNAGLLEKSVVMDTQDYLRIARPALINFHRQA